The sequence below is a genomic window from Silene latifolia isolate original U9 population chromosome 7, ASM4854445v1, whole genome shotgun sequence.
AGATCTTATTATTTGATTAGTCTCGGATTGTATTATTTCCAATtgaaaataataaaataggaaTCGTATCATTTATTTATTCATGATAATTAAACcagttaatagatcctacaaccagttgtacccagttgtatactctagaacccgagctatataataaagttttcgagttttgttttaaagaagtcgagctatagcataaaatttctgaactcactcactaaaacataaaaaaattaactttaagaaagctcaaaaaaattacaaataagCTCGATAAGTAataacttggttgtatgatgctattgtaccactggaggtataatgttatttgtgttacggttaatagatcctacaaccagttgtacccagttgtaactctagaacccgagctatataataaagttttcgagacGAAACTTTAGGTAAATATTTCATTTATCTAAAATTTTAGAAATTTATTGTACCAAAAATACACCCCTAAAAATTTGTGCACAACAATTACCCCTCCAGAACCCTAGAATTCCAATCACCCGCGAAAATCATCTTATCGATCGCACTCAGGTACGCACTTCTTAAATCTCTCTCGATCAAAAATTCAATTGTATAGcttcttctttttctcctttttttgaatttttttcaaaaataggGCTTAAAATTAAAGAAATTAACAAAAATGGGTTTTGTTGAaagttattacccgaaatgcccACGTCATCTCGATGTTTTCAGGAGTTGTATTCAAATCGCTTTCCAGGTGAAAGGAAATATGACTATATCTAAGTTGGCGTTAAATTACAATTCTTTTAGGATGTGGAAGATACTAACAGTGGTTCGTGTCGCTAGGGGAAGTTGATGATATTGAAGATGCCCAAATCAAACCTTAGGGCCCGCAGCGACTTCTCCCTTATTAAAATACTTttgcaataaaaaaaaaaacaaattatgtTGCCAGCGTGAGTCGAACACCAGACTTCTTACCCATACAATTCATGAATTAACCACCAAGCAAAGGCAATTATTGTGATATATTTAGGCATTTAAGTTAAATATTTAATGCAAATAACGCAGGGACAATTAATTATGGTAGTTATGTATTTAAGTGCTACAATTTAGCATTGAAATACCTGTGTATCATTGGCAGATTGGTAGTATACATAACATCCCTTATTTGAGCGAAACGTCTAAGGTTCGATTCCAGCTATCgccatttttgatttttttttgtcgcTCGCTAGGGTCGCTCAGTGGCTGAGCGACTTCACGTAAAATCGCTCACCGACGAAGCGACTTGAATTCTTAACCTAGCTTCGCCAAATCCGatcctacgtggacccattttcgGAAAATACTTTGAAAAACAACCCATTTCGCTAATTTGTTTGTTAGAAAAccccattttggaaaaaaattcccTTTTTTTCTTCTATCTCGTGTTGTTTTTTAAAgtaattcttatttaagaccgtCTCAACTTAAAACTGCTCTCCCACTCCATTAAAATAGATGTGTGAATCATAAGGAGGTTGTGTAAAATCTTGTTGAGACGGTTTTAAGCAAGACAAACTGAAGAACACTAGTTACACCGTATGTTTTATGGAAATTTTACCTCATCACGGCGCTTTCCTAATTCTAGTTTTAATTCTAATTCGAGTCGAATTCAGGAAATCGTTTATGTCTATATATATTGGACTGAAAGGGCTCAACTTTACCGCTCAATTATAACCGGGAAAACAATGAGGCCGTATATTCCACCGTCTAAGCGTGCAGTCCAAGTAATCGGAGACAGTGAAAGTGAGGAATACCAGAGATTAACATGGGATGCTCTTCGTCACAGCATCAATGCCTTGCTCAACAAGGTTAATACCACCAACATCAAGAACATTATTCCCGAGTTGTTTCGCGAGAATCTCAATTAATATTGTATCAGCTTCTGTTTTGCGTACAGCGTATATTGTTGCAGAACAATGTCAAGAGTTTAATTGGATGATCACTTATTCTCCTATAAGACTGTCGCACAATAACAGtagattttttttcctttttccctGGGTGACGCTTTATCACTATCTTTTACATAGTTAAGTTACCCTGAACATGACACGAAAGTTAATTTGATCTTGTTAGGGTTGAATATTACAACACTAACCCAACTCAAATAACTATATACGGAGTTTTATCTAAATCATAATTTGACTAAGAAAATAAAAACGTGTTATGGAAATAGGGCAGAATTAGgaaaaaaataaaagtataaaagcaAAGAAAAACCTAACTAGAAACATAGGCATAACTCAAATAACTATATACGGAGTTTTTTCGGTTCCTGTTACCGACACGGTTGTCTTGTTACAGACATGAGACACGGAGAGGTGTTCAAGTACAAGGATATCGTTCTTCGAGGATCGGATCTCGACCCCCTAAAAAACCAAGGCTTCCTGACTGAAGACATTATATCATTCTACTTCAGGTATCTATCGTCTCTCTGTAAAACTGATGATATCATGCTTCTTCTACCGTCTGAGTCGTTTTCGCTTGCAAACTACGAGGATGATAACGGTGTGAGTACGTTCGCTGAGAAAGAAAAACTGTCAACCAAGAGATTCGTCATTTTTCCTGTAAATGACTGCTACGATTTTAGCGAGGGTGACCGTGGAAGTCATTGGAGCGTCTTGGTGTACTCTAGGTCTATGAATGCGTTTCTGCACTTTGATAGCACGGCAGGAACGAATAACCTTCCCGCTGAGAAGCTGTACGAGGCCGTCAAGAAATATATCGGTGTAGGTGGTCAAGTTCCATCAGCACCGAAGAAGAAACAGAAGAATCAAAACAAAAAAGCGAGCCCTGTCTCCAAGCCTTCTGAAGTTGTTGCTAATGCTGCTGCACCTGATGGTTTGCCCGTCTTCAAGGAGGCGGAGACCCCTCAGCAGAGAAACAGAATCGACTGTGGAATCTATGTATTAGCCATTGTCAAGGCCATTATTGATTGCTTCGGAGATGGAAGCGATAGCAACACTACTGATGTGCCTTCAGTAGTAGTGAGAGATGTTCATCAATCCATCGAATCGACAATGAGAACAGAGATATTGGAGCTAGTAAATAATTTGAGGAAAAACGTTATCGAGTGAATTGCTTCCCCCAATGCTTGATCATTGATCTCGAatttgatttcatattgttgtaGTACAATGTGATTTTTTTCCGTAAAATAATCTCTAAATATTGTACGCTATTTTTCCGTATGCATTATTATAGGATATTGCTTTTTTCAACAcccaatatttatttacaatgtGCAAATTCCAATATTTCTCTAAATAATTAAGTTGAAATTTCAAAAGAGATTCTGGATTTAGTGCAGATTG
It includes:
- the LOC141592741 gene encoding NEDD8-specific protease 1-like, with product MRHGEVFKYKDIVLRGSDLDPLKNQGFLTEDIISFYFRYLSSLCKTDDIMLLLPSESFSLANYEDDNGVSTFAEKEKLSTKRFVIFPVNDCYDFSEGDRGSHWSVLVYSRSMNAFLHFDSTAGTNNLPAEKLYEAVKKYIGVGGQVPSAPKKKQKNQNKKASPVSKPSEVVANAAAPDGLPVFKEAETPQQRNRIDCGIYVLAIVKAIIDCFGDGSDSNTTDVPSVVVRDVHQSIESTMRTEILELVNNLRKNVIE